The Nycticebus coucang isolate mNycCou1 chromosome 2, mNycCou1.pri, whole genome shotgun sequence genome includes a window with the following:
- the LOC128563331 gene encoding procathepsin L-like, whose product MNPSLFLAAFFLGIASAIPKFDQNLDAQWYQWKAKYRRLYGMDEEGWRRAVWEKNMKMIELHNGEYSQGKYGFTMAMNAFGDMTNEEFRQVMNGFQNRKHKKGKMFQELLFFEPPKSVDWRKKGYVTPVKNQGQCGSCWAFSSTGALEGQMFRKTGKLISLSEQNLVDCSQRQGNHGCNGGLMDFAFNYVKENGGLDSEISYPYVARDESCKYKPEYSVANDTGFVNIPIREKALMKAVATVGPISVAMDAGHMSLQFYKSGIYYEPNCSSKDLDHGVLLVGYGFEGADSDNNKYWLIKNSWGPEWGLNGYLKIAKDRNNHCGIATAASYPTV is encoded by the exons ATGAATCCTTCACTCTTCTTGGCTGCCTTTTTCTTGGGGATAGCCTCTGCTATCCCTAAATTTGACCAGAATTTAGATGCACAGTGGTACCAGTGGAAGGCTAAGTACAGGAGACTATATGGCATG GATGAAGAAGGATGGAGGAGGGCAGTGTGGgagaagaatatgaaaatgattGAATTGCACAATGGGGAATACAGTCAAGGGAAATACGGCTTTACTATGGCAATGAATGCCTTTGGTGACATG ACTAATGAAGAATTCAGGCAAGTGATGAATGGCTTTCAAAACAGGAAGCACAAGAAGGGGAAAATGTTCCAAGAACTTCTGTTTTTTGAGCCTCCCAAATCTGTAGATTGGAGAAAGAAAGGCTACGTGACTCCTGTGAAGAATCAG GGTCAGTGTGGTTCTTGTTGGGCTTTTAGTTCAACTGGTGCTCTTGAAGGACAGATGTTCCGGAAAACTGGTAAACTTATCTCACTGAGTGAGCAGAACCTGGTAGACTGCTCTCAGCGTCAAGGCAATCATGGGTGCAACGGTGGCTTGATGGACTTTGCCTTTAACTATGTTAAGGAGAATGGAGGCCTGGACTCTGAAATATCTTATCCATATGTGGCAAGG gatgaaaGCTGTAAATACAAGCCTGAGTATTCTGTTGCTAATGACACTGGTTTTGTAAACATCCCTATTCGAGAGAAGGCGCTGATGAAGGCAGTGGCTACTGTAGGGCCCATCTCTGTTGCCATGGATGCAGGCCATATGTCCCTCCAGTTCTATAAATCAG GTATTTATTATGAACCAAACTGTAGCAGCAAAGACCTAGATCATGGTGTCCTGTTGGTTGGCTATGGCTTTGAAGGAGCAGATTCAGATAACAACAAATACTGGCTCATCAAGAACag TTGGGGTCCAGAGTGGGGCTTGAACGGCTACCTAAAAATAGCTAAAGACAGAAACAACCACTGTGGAATTGCCACAGCAGCCAGCTATCCCACTGTGTGA